The DNA sequence caaAACAACACTCAGTCTAtaaacaaagcaaaaaataaaataaaataatgcaaaatcgaaagcttttttttttttatgaatatggCCTTAAAACGCCTTTGGATGGGTTTAAAGCTCATTTTAAAGTGATCTAAGGATTTAATGATTAAGAAGGGTCGAAAGAACTCTACTCAGTGACAAGCAACTCTCGCCAGAGGTTAACATGGGATTCTCACAATTTGCCTTAAAATGTCCGAATTTGAGCTGTGTCCGAACTCTCGAAAGTTCAAATATGGGCTATCCAAGTTTTAAATGTACTCATCGAGAAGCGTAATTGTCTCGTCGATTTGTTCATCGGTAcaaatccttgaacttttgcgGGAAGGTGCACTTGCATTTATTAAATGTAAAGCAGAAAGCAACAACTAGGCTTTTGTGTAGTTAATTTTGGCGCGCTTCCTAAATAATGTTATACATTATTCAgcaaaaggacttgattgcaattttttttttttattgtggggggaagggaagaggaggaggatgccAATCTGCCATGAAGTAGCGTTACAACTACTcctttaaactttttttcttccattccaTGACAATTGCCCCCACCACCCCTTCCCCTCCCCTTTACATTcccgtcctttttccttcttttcctttttcctttcctttactctgtgctttcccttttcttcttcttccatccttcgctttacacctctctctctctctctctctctctctctctctctctcatgagaTGGACACGGAGCAGAGCACACGGTTCTGGAGTTGCAACTTGCAGCGACTCGCTGATCACATGAAAAGCTGAAACTTCGATCCCCTGCTACGATGGCGAGCTTCGGATCATCACCCTCGCCGTCCTTCAGCGAGTTCcgctctctcctcctcctcctcctcctccacctcggCTGCTTCATcttatcctcctcctcctcctcctcccatgccgccgccgccaagaAACGCAAAGCCTCTCCGACCGTCCCCCAATTCAAGCCCCGCAaagctctctcttcctcctgGTCGTACCTCAAGCGCGTCTTCATCTCCAAACCCCGAACGTCTGACCCTCCAACGCCCCCTCTCTCCTCCGCCCGAAACTCCCAACGATCCATAGCCTCCCTAGTCCCGCCGCCAGAAGCTCATGCTCAAGCTCAAGCCCTCGAGGAGCTCACCTCCACCCGACCCCGCGAGAGGCCCGGCCCGGGGACGCTCCTTCAAGAGGAGCCCGACAGCGCCGACCTGTTCTTCCCACTCCGCAACGACGCAGTCTTCCCGTGCACGTCCTGCGGCGAGGTCTTCCCGAAGTCGCAGCTCCTCGAGCAGCATCACGGGACGCGGCACGCGGTGTCGGAGCTCGTCGGCGAGGACTCCGGCCGCAACATCGTCCAGATCATATTCCAGACGGGCTGGCCGGCCGGCAGGGACCTGAGGGTACTCCGGATCCTGAAGATCCACCACGGGCCGAGGGCGCTGTCGCGGTTCGAGGAGTACCGCGAGTCGGTGAAGGCGCGGGCAGCCCGGGCCGCCAGGAGGAGGGACGAGCGGTGCGTCGCCGACGGCAACGAGCTCCTCCGGTTCCACTGCTCGACATTCACGTGCGACCTGGGGCGAGACGGCGATTCCAGCATCTGCAACCAGCAGTTCTGCAACGTGTGCGGGATCATCAAGTCGGGATTCTCGAAGAAGCTGGACGGCATCTCGACCCTGTCCAGCGGGTGGAGGGCGCACGGGACGCTCCCCGACGAGGTGGTGGAGGAGTTCGGGTTCATGCACGTGAAGCGGGCCATGCTGGTGTGCCGGGTCGTGGCGGGGCGGGTCGGGTGCGAGGCGGACGACGCGGACAAGGAGGAGGGCGGGGGGTTCGACTCGGTCGTGGGGCGGGGGGGCAGCGGGGCCCTCGCCAGGCTGGACGACGAGGATCTGCTGGTCTTCAATCCGAGGGCCGTGCTTCCTTGCTTCGTGATTGTGTACACCACCGTGTGAGCGAGTCGTGTGGAATTTACGCGTAATAATTAGTACGGGACGTGGAAAAAGTTTTCGCTCCCTTTCGAGTTTGCATGAGTTTGATGCATGTGGGTGTGTTGGGTATCGTAGGTCATGGCCATCATGCCATGCCATGCCATGCCACTATGTGTGTGTGAAGTGAACAGGAATGGATTAGAGAGTTTCTCTTTTTCGGGAtggtgggggggggggcgggggcgggggtgGGGGGGCGGGCTCATCAATTAGAGATTGGAAGTGGCGGACGGTTGGGTTAATATTTATGTAGTGGGAATTAGGTGGGAGACACAGAAGTTTTGGTTGTGTAACAACTCTACTTAATATAATGTGTagatgcgaaaaaaaaaaattgaaaggaatttAGTGATCCAACGAGGACAAAACCTTTGCGATTCTGTTCATTTGACTTTCTGAGTACTGAATATTTCGATCTTCGGAATTCCAATTGTATACAATACGAAAATGCGTGTGTTTGAGAATCGGAATTTTTTCGTGTTTAATTGCTTAATAAGGGTCGCACGAGCTTTCGCTTGTGAAATCTCTAGAATAATGAATCTTAGATGCCCGAACGGGGAACGGCCCATTTTAATTGATTAGTTCACTCGAACTTGTATTTGCTTCTCAACTTAAGGAGAAAGCATCTTGGTGCATAAGCTAATTGGAACATAAGGCAAATTAATTGCTTCAGTTTATTATTAGTAGTAGCACAGCACTACCGCCCCTCACTAGTCACTATCCAACAGCATTAACAATTCGCAACAATTTTGTCGGTCCATCGTCCTGCCATCTTACATGAACAAGCTAGCACAATCATGATTCTTTcgttaagagaaaaaaaaagaaaaaaagagaaaattatgcTGTACAATGTGCAACTATGAAAGGGTTTCTGGGAGTTAATAGAGAATCATGAGACACTTCAgacaaaataaaaggaataagTCAGAAGAAAAACACGGTAGCCTAAACAAAGGGTAGGGTTGGCGCGGTCGATTGACGTGTCGGGGCGATTTCCAGCTTGCGAACCGGAAATCGCCAGCTTAAACCCTACCAATTACGTGCAAACTATTTCAGATCCGGGCCATCTCAAACATGACTTTCCCCTTTGCTTCATCATGTAATTTCTCTATGTACAGGAGAAATACTTTCTTGCAATATTGGTATAGTTTCTCATCATGAGTTATGATGGCGTTCAATTTTAATCATCGTTCGCGAAGAGCCGGGCTGCGTGTGACCTCGACAGTGATTAGATTGGACGAGAGAGAAGTGGCCCACTCAAGCTTTTATACAATCTTGGGTGGCATAGTCAAGGCCTTTTGGCGCATGCATGCGAAGCAACCCTCATAATTTGTAAGAAAATCTCCACCCTTAGCTTGGTATGCATAAATAGCgaggaaaattatcaattagtcccaaatctattgtgcgggtgccaattcagtcctaaaccttctaatttttttaatttaatcctaaatattcaCTCAAGATTTCAATGTACggccttccgatcaattttcattAGAAATGGCTATCGTGGCGGTCCAATCATTATTGGCAATCCTATGCGACACCCCCAATGACCACGCTAGAATTTTGcgcaaatgtttaggatttaactggtaaaattgaaaaattcgggATCGAATTAACATACATAttataagtttaggactgattggacaatttttcctgtAAGCATGGACTATACCATCGTGCGTATCAAATTAATAGTGAATGTAGGTCAAAAGGAATACGAGAACTGAACGCACTTGAGGGTAATCTATTGCTATCGCAAAAGTGTATTCGTTGTGGTTGGTCGGTCGTTGGTAGAGCAAGCCATGGATTATTTAAGATGAATGCATAACTTCCACGATTGGACTCGAATGAGTACAATAGGACATGACTATCTGACCATTTGTGGTTTACGAAGGATGCATAAGCTATATGGAGTAGTTAGGACATGGGTAATTAGTGACTTAGGAAGGTCTAGAACTATGAGTTAACTAACAATGTCAATATACGATGTCCCgttgattttcaaaagatgaagTCAGTAAAATGAGCGTACATGCCAATATACATCGCAGAGGAGGACAACATAAACTTTGTAAGTAAAATTAGTGAACTTATAAGCAAAGGGTTGAAGCGGTACTGAGTGCGACTGTAGGGATGTCAACGAGTCGGGTTTCAATGCTGCCCGACCCAACCTGTAAGGGAAGTGTGTTCTATCTGACCCGATTTCCACCCGAACTTCATATGAACTGAGACGAAAACAAGGGTTGGGTCGGTTGTTTGCCTTTTTTCCAACTTGCCGGGCCTGACCAAACTTCATATGAACTTCACCTTCGATTGAAACGGTTACTTATTATCGAGCTTAGACACGATATTGCAAAAGGTACATTAGGAAACGACAGagtaatgaattttttcggGTGTCGGTCGAATAATCAAAGGGTCCCATGAGATGGATGGGAATAATAATTGGATGGAGCGCGTGGACAGGGTGAGTCGACAATCGTCCCACCTAAATTGGAGTCATTCGACGATGGGATGAGGTCCATCCATCCATCTCTATCTCCCAAGATTCTCTCCTTTCTAAATGCGCACGATACACGACACGACTTAAGATTAAGCTGTCGGAGTCTTGTGCCGTTCGTAGCTAGCAGTTCTCCTGTCACGTAAAAGATGATCCGAAATAGTGGCAAAAATTTTATAAACTTATTATGTGGCGATTACTTaactcttaaattttttattgtgttgatttaatcctaaatattttgatgatttgtcaatttgatcatatatcttttaattgtgttgatttagtcttaaacatttttaatttttgtctagttagtcctaaacctatattTAGGTAATCGatcgaaaggactatattgacaaatcgtaaaaaaatttaaaactaaattggcacaattgaaatgtttaagactaaattagcaaaacttcaaaaaacttaggaccaaattgagtcaattaaaatgtttatgacaaAATTGACCACcctacaataggtttaggacctttttttgataatttctccgAAATGATCAAGCATCCTTCTTGCTTATTTCCTATTACACGGATAGAATACGGTGATAAAAATTGCTTGATACATCAAAGTCCCATTGTAACGACAATGGTTGCAACTTGTTAGGAAGTGATTCATACTTCTCAACGACAGGAGATCATGTGAGTTGGGCTTGGGTCCATAAATAACCacagttatatatatattttttcgattgtaattgagtgatgtaacgacaAGTGTGAAGTGCTAATTATGGTGGAATCCTCTACTGGACGTagctctagtttaagggtgaacaagaataaaaatcttgtgtctcgatttcacTTTCTCGCtacgctttacttcgttgtAATTGTGCGCCAAATTCTAACACAACTCAACTTATATGTagtgtttcgaccaaaaattaaaaaacttacATGTAGTGCGACTTTGTATGGCGGTTTGGGAAAGATAGTACCGGACTTAACCTACCGGACCGAACCGCTGATCATCATCCCGATTCGGTTTGTGAACGGAGTCGTTAAAATCACCTCCCCTAACCGAATTGAGCCGAATGCTTTCAATCCCATTTAGTTCGTTTTGGCGGTAACTATGCTCGACCCTATAACACTTTTGGAGTGATCATTAATTGTTTTTAGATGTTTTGAGGATGCATATGCATCGGCGGGTCCAAACCCGATATCCTTCGGATTGATCTTCTCAAGGTCACCGGCGATCGCAGCGCCTGCTCATCACGTTGGCCACACTCTTATGCTCGGCGGTTCATATCGGTACCAAAAACCCGGCCTAGCTCGGCATTGAACCGATCTAGTACTAATTATTATCATTCGATTCACGGTACGCAATCCAGCTCGGGATGATCATCGACCCCTCTTCTAGTTCTGTTGCTCACCTTGTTTCATTAGCGTTACTTGCTTCGTAGtcttttgttttgattgtgtCCATAAGTAATTTTCTTGCTCACAAAGAAAAAGCATGTCCGCTGTACTTCATGACTCCCATCTAAGTAAAGTCACGTGGAGCATGGTGCAACAGGATGAAAACAAAATTTAGAAGCTTCTCAAGCGCTAATAATTGACCTGCCCTCTCTGTCAATGGTGGCCTCGTCTCTGGGGAGCATATGGGAGTCCCGCAATGATTCAGTCTTTcgggggaaaattccaaatgccCAAGAAAAGGTGGAATCAGCGCAAATTTTGCTAGCAAACTACAGTATAAAAGATGGAACCCAAGCGGGATTAGAGGAGCAGCTGGACAGGACCTGCTACCGGCTCGGTGGTGGTGCGTACCGCAACAAGGCAGACTGAAGATCAACGTTGACGCGTCGTGGAGCAGTGAAACAGGGGAAGCCGCAGCTGCAGGCATCCTTCGGAACGCCTTCGGTCTTCTGGAATCAGGCTTAGCAAGGAAGATCAGAGCCCCATCAGCTGCTGTAGCAGAAACCCTTGCGGTAAGGGAAGGTCTGGAACGTCTGGCTAAAGTACAAAAGTAGATCTTGGTGGATTTGCCTCTTCAGAGCAGGAAGTCACGATTGAAACTGACTCTCTTTCAACTGTAAGGTGGGTTTTTGGGCCGTAAAGAAAGCCCATGGCCTGTGTGCTCTATTATCAAAGACTGCCAAGCCTTGCTCGACCAACTGGGGGTTTGTCTCCTTGGCCCATTGTCCTCGAACGGCAAACCAAGCTGCCGACTGGGTTGCGAAGTCTCTCCGcaccaattctctcaatcctaAGTGGCTCCTAAAGCCACCTTCTTATCTTTGCACTTTGTTAAGTTTAGTCTGTGGGAACTCTAATTGTCGTTTTACCAGTTCATGAATGCAAGAAGGAAGTTttttcgtccaaaaaaaaaaaaaaatacagaaaatggtACACCCACAAACCAAATATAAGTAAAAATCCAACCTTTAAAGAGGTGCGGTCCTCGACGCCACAGGAGGAGAAAGCCCTAAAATTTAACGTCGATGCTTCTTTCGTTGATGGATTTGTGGACGGCGCCATAGCTGGAATTTGCAGAGATAATACGGGCGTTCCAAATCGGTGAAGGTTTCATCTGGTTGCCAAGTTGAAACCCTTGTTTTTCTTGAAGCGTTCCAAACAACAAGTGCGTAAAAAGACCGAA is a window from the Rhodamnia argentea isolate NSW1041297 chromosome 8, ASM2092103v1, whole genome shotgun sequence genome containing:
- the LOC115736755 gene encoding uncharacterized protein LOC115736755 — encoded protein: MASFGSSPSPSFSEFRSLLLLLLLHLGCFILSSSSSSSHAAAAKKRKASPTVPQFKPRKALSSSWSYLKRVFISKPRTSDPPTPPLSSARNSQRSIASLVPPPEAHAQAQALEELTSTRPRERPGPGTLLQEEPDSADLFFPLRNDAVFPCTSCGEVFPKSQLLEQHHGTRHAVSELVGEDSGRNIVQIIFQTGWPAGRDLRVLRILKIHHGPRALSRFEEYRESVKARAARAARRRDERCVADGNELLRFHCSTFTCDLGRDGDSSICNQQFCNVCGIIKSGFSKKLDGISTLSSGWRAHGTLPDEVVEEFGFMHVKRAMLVCRVVAGRVGCEADDADKEEGGGFDSVVGRGGSGALARLDDEDLLVFNPRAVLPCFVIVYTTV